Proteins encoded within one genomic window of Leptolyngbya sp. SIO1E4:
- a CDS encoding PEP-CTERM sorting domain-containing protein (PEP-CTERM proteins occur, often in large numbers, in the proteomes of bacteria that also encode an exosortase, a predicted intramembrane cysteine proteinase. The presence of a PEP-CTERM domain at a protein's C-terminus predicts cleavage within the sorting domain, followed by covalent anchoring to some some component of the (usually Gram-negative) cell surface. Many PEP-CTERM proteins exhibit an unusual sequence composition that includes large numbers of potential glycosylation sites. Expression of one such protein has been shown restore the ability of a bacterium to form floc, a type of biofilm.), giving the protein MKCLTIATATVLGVTALAAPAEAFTIFSDRSLFESQLDAFIVDDYSDPGYSAGDLLDTPTFDRHSDASMSSILGEAQYTSTGFPDNNFILGQSSGDPYYCAGCNGSFLLDFTSTSVGTSDGVFGVGFDIEGVEEGVLGTVAFVTFGDGSTDNFFLPEFVDAFWGITSDLQISSIAFGLENGDTNTDNSVQRMALDNLTIGSGETAADVPEPASTLAFLALGATAAGAAMKKKQTA; this is encoded by the coding sequence ATGAAATGTTTAACGATTGCAACGGCGACTGTTTTAGGGGTCACTGCTTTAGCGGCTCCTGCTGAAGCATTCACGATCTTTAGCGATCGCTCACTGTTCGAAAGTCAGTTAGATGCCTTTATTGTGGATGACTACTCTGATCCGGGCTACAGTGCTGGCGATTTGTTAGATACCCCCACTTTCGATCGCCATTCAGACGCCAGTATGAGCAGTATTTTGGGGGAAGCTCAATATACATCGACAGGATTTCCTGACAACAATTTCATTCTTGGTCAGAGTTCAGGAGATCCATACTACTGTGCAGGCTGTAATGGTTCTTTCTTACTAGACTTTACCTCCACCTCCGTGGGCACAAGCGATGGCGTCTTTGGTGTTGGTTTTGATATTGAAGGTGTGGAAGAAGGTGTGTTGGGAACGGTTGCCTTCGTCACCTTTGGGGATGGCAGTACCGATAACTTCTTCCTACCAGAATTCGTTGATGCCTTTTGGGGTATTACCTCTGATTTGCAAATCAGCTCTATCGCCTTTGGCTTGGAGAACGGCGACACCAACACCGATAACAGTGTGCAGAGAATGGCATTAGATAACTTAACCATTGGCTCTGGTGAGACGGCTGCGGATGTTCCTGAGCCGGCGTCTACCCTGGCTTTCCTAGCCCTTGGGGCGACAGCGGCAGGGGCCGCAATGAAGAAGAAGCAAACCGCTTAG